The following coding sequences are from one Capsicum annuum cultivar UCD-10X-F1 chromosome 3, UCD10Xv1.1, whole genome shotgun sequence window:
- the LOC107862244 gene encoding uncharacterized protein LOC107862244, with translation MGEHLALCVDRLITPESLHSMQGSEDAGSSGGSSCSHAVGQSSYDTANKEDDEPETGGEDEPLLQTVECRICQEEDSPKNLEIPCSCNGSLKYAHRKCVQRWCNEKGDIICEICHQPYQPGYTAPPPPSEDIAIDMSGGWTVAGTQLDLHDPRLLAMAAAERHLLEADYDEYADSSASGAAFCRSAALILMALLLLRHAVTIGNGDGDDDDVSAFFSLFLLRAAGFLLPCYIMAWAISIMQRRRQRQEAAALAAAEVAFMLQAGQHRGLHVTIAPGPAQAAEPSATPANPTTHVATPTSQVATPPPEIV, from the exons ATGGGAGAACACTTGGCTCTGTGTGTTGATCGTCTTATCACGCCTGAATCTTTGCACTCTATGCAAGGGTCAGAAGATGCAGGATCCTCCGGGGGGAGTTCTTGCTCTCATGCAGTAGGTCAATCTTCCTATGACACTGCTAACAAGGAGGATGATGAACCAGAAACTGGAGGTGAAGATGAGCCATTACTTCAGACTGTGGAATGCCGAATATGCCAGGAAGAAGATAGCCCGAAAAATTTGGAGATTCCTTGTAGCTGTAATGGAAGCTTAAAG TATGCTCATAGGAAATGCGTTCAGAGGTGGTGCAATGAGAAGGGTGATATAATTTGCGAGATTTGCCATCAG CCTTACCAGCCTGGCTATACTGCTCCACCACCGCCATCTGAAGATATTGCCATTGACATGAG TGGGGGCTGGACAGTAGCTGGTACTCAGCTTGACTTACATGACCCTCGGCTTCTTGCTATGGCAGCTGCAGAGCGCCATCTCTTGGAGGCTGACTATGACGAATATGCTGATTCAAGTGCTAGTGGAGCTGCATTTTGCCGTTCTGCTGCTTTAATT TTAATGGCCCTTTTATTATTGAGGCATGCTGTGACCATCGGAAATGGTGATggggatgatgatgatgtttctGCCTTTTTCTCG CTTTTCTTACTCCGTGCTGCTGGTTTTCTTCTACCTTGCTACATCATGGCTTGGGCTATCAGTATCATGCAGCGTCGAAGGCAAAGACAG GAGGCAGCAGCACTAGCGGCAGCAGAGGTTGCTTTCATGCTGCAGGCAGGGCAACATAGGGGTTTGCATGTAACAATAGCACCAGGACCTGCACAGGCAGCAGAACCTTCAGCAACACCGGCAAACCCAACCACCCATGTTGCAACACCGACCAGCCAGGTTGCAACTCCTCCTCCAGAGATAGTGTAA
- the LOC107862243 gene encoding probable arabinosyltransferase ARAD1 has product MCLIPDKSMLPSRFLFCLIPISVILLIISSVSLLQFADNSFIPKSVFSLILVNNTSVYLTSTNGESKTPISPFESSHEQILKTQKSAWQISNGGLGIGKSSCPEQALLKVYMYDLPPEFHFGLLGWKGSKDETWPSVSNPSQIPSYPGGLNLQHSIEYWLTLDLLSSNSSSINRPCTAVRVLSSSEADVIFVPFFSSLSYNRHSKVKGKEKFSLNRVLQDKLVEFLKGRDEWKQRGGKDHLVVAHHPNSMLDAREKLGSAMFVLADFGRYGAEIANIEKDVIAPYKHMVQTIDAGNSPSFRQRDILVYFQGAIYRKDGGEIRQELYYLLKDEKDVHFTFGSIQANGVRDAGKGMSSSKFCLNIAGDTPSSNRLFDAIARHCVPVIISDEIELPFEDVLDYSEFCVFVHSSDAVKKGYLLNFLRGMKEDQWTKMWERIKVISKHFEYQYPSQTNDAVDMIWQAVSRKVSSIHLKDHRNNRYHRLQLFLKDQSV; this is encoded by the exons atgtgtttgattccTGATAAAAGCATGTTACCTTCAAGATTTCTGTTCTGTCTAATACCCATTTCTGTTATCCTTCTGATAATTTCTTCAGTGTCCCTTCTTCAGTTTGCTGATAACTCTTTCATACCCAAATCAGTTTTTAGTTTAATTCTTGTTAATAATACTTCAGTTTACTTGACCTCAACTAATGGGGAATCTAAAACTCCGATCTCGCCTTTTGAATCTTCACATGAACAAATACTGAAAACTCAAAAGTCAGCTTGGCAAATTTCCAACGGTGGATTAGGAATTGGGAAATCTTCTTGCCCAGAACAAGCTCTTCTTAAAGTGTATATGTATGACTTGCCCCCTGAATTTCACTTCGGGCTGTTAGGTTGGAAAGGAAGTAAGGATGAAACATGGCCTAGTGTTAGTAACCCGAGCCAAATACCTTCGTACCCCGGTGGCTTAAACTTACAGCATAGCATTGAATATTGGCTTACTCTTGATCTTCTATCCTCGAACTCCTCAAGTATTAATAGACCGTGCACTGCCGTCAGAGTGCTGAGTTCAAGTGAAGCAGATGTAATTTTTGTGCCCTTCTTTTCGTCGTTGAGTTACAATAGGCACTCTAAGGTTAAAGGGAAGGAAAAATTCAGTCTCAATAGAGTGCTGCAAGATAAACTGGTAGAATTCTTAAAAGGTAGAGATGAGTGGAAACAAAGGGGCGGAAAGGATCATTTGGTCGTGGCTCACCACCCCAACAGTATGTTGGATGCAAGAGAGAAGCTTGGTTCCGCCATGTTTGTACTTGCAGATTTTGGAAGGTATGGAGCCGAAATAGCAAACATTGAAAAGGATGTGATTGCTCCTTACAAACATATGGTGCAGACAATAGATGCTGGGAACTCGCCTTCATTCAGACAACGAGATATATTAGTTTACTTTCAAGGGGCAATTTATAGAAAAGAT GGTGGAGAGATTCGTCAAGAATTATACTACCTTCTCAAAGATGAAAAAGATGTGCACTTCACATTTGGAAGTATCCAAGCGAATGGTGTCAGGGATGCTGGAAAAGGAATGTCCTCATCCAAATTCTGCCTGAATATTGCTGGAGACACTCCCTCTTCAAATCGTCTCTTTGATGCCATTGCTAGGCACTGTGTTCCGGTGATAATTAGCGATGAGATTGAGCTTCCATTCGAAGATGTTCTTGATTACTCAGAGTTTTGTGTGTTTGTCCATTCATCTGATGCTGTAAAGAAGGGGTACCTTCTGAACTTTCTTAGAGGAATGAAGGAAGATCAGTGGACCAAAATGTGGGAAAGGATAAAGGTGATCAGCAAACATTTCGAGTATCAATATCCATCCCAAACTAATGATGCAGTGGATATGATTTGGCAGGCGGTTTCAAGAAAGGTGTCATCGATACACCTGAAGGATCACCGTAACAACAGATACCACAGGTTGCAGCTTTTCCTCAAAGACCAGAGTGTGTGa
- the LOC107862242 gene encoding gibberellin-regulated protein 6, giving the protein MGKLVSFFLLALIAISMVAATVLAADAQYHIARSRYGPGSLKPSQCLPQCTRRCSKTQYHKPCMFFCQKCCKTCLCVPPGFYGNKGVCPCYNNWKTKEGGPKCP; this is encoded by the exons ATGGGGAAACTAGTTTCATTTTTCCTTTTGGCCCTCATTGCCATTTCCATGGTTGCAGCCACTGTTCTTGCTGCTGATGCCCAGTACCACATTGCTCGT TCAAGGTATGGTCCAGGGAGCTTGAAGCCATCAC AATGCCTGCCACAATGTACGAGGAGATGTAGCAAGACACAGTACCACAAGCCATGCATGTTCTTCTGTCAGAAATGCTGCAAGACATGCCTATGTGTTCCTCCTGGTTTCTATGGAAACAAAGGTGTTTGCCCTTGCTACAACAACTGGAAGACCAAGGAAGGAGGACCCAAGTGCCCTTGA